Proteins encoded together in one Miscanthus floridulus cultivar M001 chromosome 16, ASM1932011v1, whole genome shotgun sequence window:
- the LOC136512436 gene encoding midasin-like — protein sequence MESEGSVVDNEEKLEHDFFKITERIDEDNGIVEDTWDLIPESALKCIVTIHDQLFGSPDLFEKPRKCQVSDAQKIQSFIDSYELGTRILKDLPELTCSMFDEKLMPEHLFRVCLEYQRSCAKTSQDCNGYNAYKDPNPPLLFKMVEPLTTLQERVNNYLDEWPDHPGLLKILDLITSLLAMPLSTPISKVLLGLQLLAGKAQTLQENDSKFFLKDHLASIFLLVYSWQRLELDCWPILLEEVQAKYEMNAVKLWFPLRALLTESSGIPTDEDLSITRSVEEFVQTSSLGEYKRRLHILFAFHGEISTGASMGCYSSTAVKKIQNILYNVFGYYMQFLSLVHGKIEDGKKTIEKELKDHVKLYSWEQAPYSSASIENFKRTRQKIFKLLQRFNDILKSPVIILLNEEATARKVPCWLDPQRPESQLPVDTETFNKRFLWYHKWASETSVSLQILQQSNGSIFGVPSAKEYADIVHNVKHRQNEIELNDRLQLFWVSLERICGAANFASTVKHGKKNQKKTALSNLFKTLEECGLSKHRPMGHEWGDELAATSPLFLEQSYDSVHLLQQVNSQKMLEGLSINHSTLLNTDNWKHANQQYFKCLAMMQQLRQVSLKFNKDLGLEEVKKATSFMSHLLTVLSEQRHLAYNLFDQLNQFQHAIFLLGSGERGKSKSLSSSQNMLLSSMWQQKKLFDTVLTMTTDSNLLLRSFKDCHYNSCNNFIEVAEISSLLGKFVLKFSESKELLDKCLLGCNNIFAGAYKSMPHAATEMEQLFAHNCQHIDSLLDEYLLGSNNIFADAYKSMPLATTEMEQLFADNCQLIDSLREDMQVQCHQDLSVGSVKKVLISRLEELLEKGKMAMKNPRQVEENHKLCLKLEASYIEILKETFMLFVGVLGKLTDHEVCSNGTENSPVGNVASWKDTLQTCIMNLKLDDICVAGEKICILVRLLVDYKPEIRTSIEVHLMHLHAWLGVILSSAEGILSELLEAHRTTSEMTLALGDLFIHLFTEGFGSTEDTAEDADDELQQDAVGSGTGMGDGDGQKSVSSDIDDESQLGDSKDMTCKADPAPKNDDKAVEMQDDFNAQLSDVSEDLEDEDSGGEDEDNLDNQMGDTGDASEVVGKKSWDKDEGDDPKTSIEKYESGSSAKGTEQDDRELRAKDDGSIEEEDPMEMDPEEGKNNNLEHDPTCDEADLNTDEVMDKADAYDDRTGPEIPEPENDSVDVDMEEQEQTDDRDADNEDIGTEEAEQADERLDASDDMEDGDVAQHSDGLVDNEGEHVEDANTEAGEMDTHQLDKTDSLMPPSQGLQPDNMQVDSNRESEANLANSSDMHGAVAPSVNFSGNEVPNMEISMPNAGDDSRLLSNSKPDVQNDAQQHIKQTNPFRSIGDALEDWKERAKVSADTQDHQPETGNDSNENTAEFRYVPEGEQSTSQALGAATADQINDDNQINQSFLEDESRVRKLEQSDERTPDNPEVPYLQTSQALPSKSENANEFDGREIQTDTSIQNLVESRIDHTFQDLVSFKRPLADDKIALIDLTTDREFPSQMDLDITDAQTKRSIVDWKNLELATMKLSQELAEQLRLVMEPTLASKLQGDYRTGKRINMKKVIPYIASHFRRDKIWLRRTKPNKRNYQVVIAVDDSRSMSEGKCGKFAIEALVTVCRAMSQLEVGQFAVASFGKKGNVRVLHDFDQIFNGEAGVNMISSLSFEQDNKIEDQPVSDLLTHLNAMLDTAVARARTPSGKNPLQQLILIISDGKFHEKENLRRHVRDVLNRKRMVAYVLLDSPEDSIINLKEACFKAGEKVELKKYMDSFPFPYYVMLQNIEALPRTLADLIRQWFELMQSANE from the exons ATGGAATCTGAAGGCAGTGTTGTAGATAATGAAGAAAAACTAGAGCATGATTTTTTTAAAATTACG GAAAGAATTGATGAGGATAATGGTATTGTTGAAGATACTTGGGATCTGATACCAGAGTCTGCTCTAAAATGTATTGTGACCATACATGACCAATTGTTTGGTTCGCCAGATCTTTTTGAGAAG CCCCGCAAATGTCAAGTTAGTGATGCACAGAAAATCCAGTCCTTCATAGATTCATATGAGCTGGGAACAAGAATACTTAAAG ATCTCCCGGAATTAACATGTTCTATGTTTGATGAGAAGCTCATGCCTGAGCACCTATTTCGTGTTTGTCTAGAATACCAACGATCTTGTGCAAAAACGTCTCAAGATTGCAATGGTTATAATGCTTACAAG GATCCAAATCCTCCTTTATTGTTCAAGATGGTGGAGCCACTAACTACACTTCAGGAGAGAGTTAATAACTATTTGGATGAATGGCCTGATCACCCTGGTCTCTTGAAAATATTGGATCTAATTACTTCCCTTTTAGCGATGCCCCTGAGCACACCAATTTCAAAG GTCTTACTTGGATTGCAACTGCTGGCTGGGAAAGCTCAAACATTGCAGGAAAATGACTCCAAGTTCTTTCTGAAAG ATCATCTTGCATCAATATTCTTGCTTGTGTATTCATGGCAAAGGCTCGAGTTAGATTGTTGGCCTATACTGCTGGAGGAGGTCCAGGCAAAGTATGAGATGAATGCTGTAAAG CTGTGGTTTCCATTGCGAGCGTTACTTACTGAGAGTTCTGGTATTCCAACGGACGAGGATTTGTCTATTACCAGAAG TGTTGAGGAATTTGTTCAAACATCGAGTCTTGGAGAATACAAGAGACGCTTGCATATTCTCTTTGCCTTCCATGGTGAGATTTCTACTGGTGCTAGCATGGGTTGTTATTCAAG TACTGCAGTGAAGAAAATCCAGAATATTCTGTACAATGTGTTTGGCTACTACATGCAGTTTTTGTCACT TGTTCATGGGAAAATTGAAGATGGTAAAAAAACCATTGAGAAGGAGTTGAAAGATCACGTCAAGCTTTACAGCTGGGAGCAAGCGCCATATAGTAGTGCTTCTATTGAAAATTTTAAAAGGACTAGGCAAAAGATTTTTAAGCTTCTGCAACGGTTCAAT GATATTTTGAAAAGTCCTGTCATCATTCTACTGAATGAAGAAGCCACAGCAAGGAAGGTTCCGTGCTGGCTTGATCCTCAGAGGCCTGAATCACAGCTTCCTGTTGACACTGAAACATTTAACAAAAG gtttttgTGGTACCACAAGTGGGCAAGTGAGACTTCTGTATCATTACAAATATTGCAGCAATCAAACGGTAGTATCTTTGGAGTTCCTAGTGCCAAAG AATATGCAGATATTGTACACAATGTGAAGCACCGGCAGAATGAAATTGAGCTCAACGACAGATTGCAGTTATTTTGGGTCTCACTTGAGAGAATCTGTGGGGCAGCTAATTTTGCTAGTACAGTGAAGCATGGGAAAAAGAATCAGAAGAAAACAGCTCTATCCAATCTGTTCAAAACTCTTGAGGAATGTGGACTATCAAAGCACAGGCCAATGGGTCATGAG TGGGGAGATGAGCTGGCTGCAACTAGTCCATTGTTCTTGGAGCAGTCATATGATTCTGTACATTTACTACAGCAAGTGAACTCACAGAAAATGCTGGAAGGTCTTAGCATCAATCATTCCACACTATTGAACACAGATAACTGGAAGCATGCAAATCAACAATACTTCAAATGTTTGGCAATGATGCAACAACTTCGACAGGTTTCTTTGAAATTTAACAAAGATCTAGGTTTAGAAGAG GTTAAAAAGGCCACGTCCTTTATGAGTCATCTGTTGACTGTGTTGTCTGAACAACGGCATCTTGCTTATAATCTATTTGATCAGCTGAACCAGTTCCAGCATGCTATTTTCTTATTAGGTTCTGGAG AAAGAGGAAAGAGTAAATCTCTATCATCAAGCCAAAATATGCTGCTGAGTTCCATGTGGCAGCAAAAG AAATTGTTTGATACTGTACTCACTATGACAACAGACTCCAACTTATTGCTCAGAAGCTTCAAGGATTGCCATTATAACTCTTGTAACAACTTCATAGAAGTTGCAGAGATCTCATCTCTTCTTGGAAAGTTTGTCTTGAAATTTTCTGAATCTAAG gagTTGTTAGATAAATGCTTGCTTGGATGCAATAATATATTTGCTGGTGCATATAAGAGTATGCCTCATGCTGCAACAGAGATGGAGCAACTTTTTGCTCATAATTGCCAGCATATAGATTCATTGTTGGATGAATACTTGCTTGGATCCAATAATATATTTGCAGATGCATATAAGAGTATGCCTCTTGCTACAACAGAGATGGAGCAACTTTTTGCTGATAATTGCCAGCTTATAGATTCATTGAGAGAAGACATGCAGGTTCAATGCCACCAGGATCTTTCAGTGGGATCCGTTAAGAAAGTTCTTATCTCGCGTTTGGAAGAATTGCTGGAGAAG GGCAAGATGGCAATGAAGAACCCAAGACAAGTTGAAGAAAATCATAAGCTATGCTTGAAGCTTGAAGCTTCGTATATAGAAATTTTGAAGGAAACTTTCATGCTATTTGTTGGTGTTCTTGGAAAGCTCACTGATCATGAAGTATGCAGTAATGGAACTGAAAATTCACCAGTTGGTAATGTTGCATCATGGAAAGATACTTTGCAGACATGCATTATGAATCTTAAATTGgatgatatttgtgttgctggTGAAAAGATTtgtattctagtg AGGTTGCTGGTTGACTATAAACCTGAGATACGTACTAGTATAGAGGTGCACCTAATGCATCTTCATGCTTGGCTGGGTGTGATCCTGTCATCAGCAGAAGGGATACTTTCTGAACTTTTAGAAGCACACAGAACA ACTTCTGAAATGACTCTTGCACTTGGGGACCTTTTTATTCATCTATTTACGGAGGGGTTTGGTTCCACCGAAGATACAGCGGAAGATGCAGATGATGAACTACAGCAAGATGCTGTTGGAAGTGGAACTGGCATGGGTGACGGAGATGGTCAAAAGAGTGTAAGCTCTGATATAGATGATGAATCACAACTTGGTGATAGTAAG GACATGACATGTAAGGCAGATCCAGCTCCTAAGAATGATGATAAAGCTGTCGAAATGCAAGACGATTTTAATGCACAATTATCTGATGTTTCTGAGGATCTTGAAGACGAAGACTCGGGTGGCGAAGATGAGGATAACTTGGATAATCAGATGGGTGATACTGGTGATGCAAGTGAAGTGGTTGGCAAGAAATCATGGGATAAGGATGAAGGTGATGATCCTAAGACATCTATTGAGAAATATGAGTCAGGCTCGTCAGCCAAAGGGACAGAACAGGATGATAGGGAACTGAGAGCTAAGGACGATGGTTCTATTGAGGAGGAAGATCCTATGGAAATGGATCCTGAGGAAGGCAAGAATAATAATTTGGAACATGATCCTACCTGTGATGAAGCCGATCTGAATACTGATGAAGTCATGGACAAAGCTGATGCATATGATGACCGGACTGGACCTGAAATCCCTGAACCAGAGAATGATTCTGTTGATGTTGATATGGAGGAACAAGAACAAACTGACGATAGAGATGCTGACAATGAAGATATAGGTACCGAAGAAGCGGAGCAAGCAGATGAGAGGTTAGATGCTTCAGATGATATGGAGGACGGAGATGTGGCACAGCATAGCGATGGTCTGGTAGATAATGAAGGGGAGCATGTTGAAGATGCAAACACAGAAGCAGGTGAGATGGATACACACCAATTGGACAAGACCGATTCACTTATGCCTCCATCACAAGGCCTACAGCCTGACAATATGCAAGTAGATTCTAACAGAGAATCTGAAGCCAACTTGGCCAACAGCAGTGATATGCACGGCGCTGTTGCTCCTTCAGTAAATTTTTCAGGAAATGAAGTGCCCAATATGGAAATATCTATGCCCAATGCTGGTGATGATTCAAGACTATTATCCAACTCCAAGCCAGATGTGCAAAATGATGCTCAGCAGCACATCAAGCAGACAAATCCTTTCAGAAGCATTGGAGATGCATTGGAAGACTGGAAAGAACGGGCCAAAGTCTCAGCTGACACTCAGGATCACCAACCAGAAACTGGAAATGATAGTAATGAGAACACTGCTGAATTTCGTTATGTGCCTGAGGGTGAGCAGAGCACCTCTCAGGCATTGGGTGCTGCAACAGCTGACCAGATCAATGATGacaatcaaattaatcaatctTTCTTGGAAGATGAAAGCCGTGTCAGGAAATTGGAACAAAGTGATGAGAGAACACCTGATAACCCTGAGGTGCCTTATCTTCAAACTTCACAAGCACTTCCCAGCAAGTCTGAAAATGCCAATGAATTTGATGGCAGAGAGATTCAAACTGATACATCCATTCAAAATTTAGTTGAAAGCAGAATAGATCACACTTTCCAAGATCTTGTTTCCTTCAAACGACCCCTGGCAGATGACAAAATAGCTCTTATTGACCTAACTACTGACAGGGAATTTCCTTCTCAGATGGATCTGGACATCACTGATGCACAGACAAAAAGGTCTATAGTGGACTGGAAAAATCTTGAGCTGGCAACCATGAAATTGTCCCAAGAACTGGCAGAGCAATTGCGCCTGGTCATGGAACCAACTCTTGCTAGTAAACTTCAAGGAGATTATAGAACTGGAAAGAGAATAAACATGAAGAAG GTCATTCCGTATATTGCAAGTCATTTCCGCAGGGACAAGATATGGTTGCGCCGAACTAAGCCTAATAAACGGAATTACCAAGTGGTTATTGCTGTTGATGACTCAAGAAGTATGTCTGAGGGCAAATGTGGAAAATTTGCTATCGAGGCATTAGTTACTGTGTGCCGTGCTATGTCACAGCTTGAGGTTGGACAATTTGCAGTTGCAAGTTTTGGAAAGAAGGGGAATGTTAGAGTGCTACATGATTTTGATCAGATCTTCAATGGTGAAGCTGGAGTGAAT ATGATCTCTAGTTTGTCCTTTGAGCAAGATAACAAAATTGAGGATCAACCAGTGTCTGATCTCTTGACGCATCTGAATGCTATGCTCGATACTGCCGTTGCACGGGCACGCACCCCATCAGGGAAAAATCCTCTCCAGCAACTGATACTGATAATATCTGATGGAAAGTTCCATGAAAAG GAAAACTTGAGGCGTCATGTTAGAGATGTTCTAAATAGAAAGAGGATGGTCGCGTATGTGCTCCTGGATAGCCCCGAGGATTCTATCATTAATCTAAAGGAAGCATGCTTTAAAGCAGGGGAGAAGGTAGAGCTGAAAAAATACATGGATTCCTTTCCGTTCCCGTATTATGTTATGCTACAGAACATTGAAGCTCTTCCTCGCACATTGGCCGACCTGATTAGACAG TGGTTTGAGCTCATGCAGAGCGCCAACGAGTGA